The following coding sequences are from one Salvia hispanica cultivar TCC Black 2014 chromosome 3, UniMelb_Shisp_WGS_1.0, whole genome shotgun sequence window:
- the LOC125216919 gene encoding vacuolar protein sorting-associated protein 22 homolog 1, with protein MRRRPGIGGLQNAAAARDQYRLLGENVAKLRTDLMKEQLATFRSQLEDFARKHKNDIRKNPAFRSQFHEMCAKVGVDPLASNKGFWAELLGIGDFYYELGVQIVDICLATRPHNGGLISLEELCKLLGQRRKGTREAISQDDCLRAISKLKVLGNGFEVISLGKKKLVRSVPTELNKDHNEILELAQGQGFVTVDEVQRRLSWSSGRATDALETLLEEGLAMIDNGHKDGRSRYWFPCVSSVSSYSASDAI; from the exons ATGAGGCGTAGACCTGGAATTGGAGGTTTGCAGAATGCCGCCGCTGCTAGG GATCAGTACCGATTGCTTGGAGAAAATGTGGCAAAATTGCGGACTGATCTCATGAAAGAACAACTTGCTACATTTCGTTCTCAGCTAGAAGACTTTGCCCGCAAACACAAG AATGACATCCGCAAGAATCCAGCATTTCGGTCGCAGTTTCATGAGATGTGTGCCAAAGTTGGAGTTGATCCTCTGGCTTCTAATAAGGGTTTCTGGGCTGAACTATTGGGCATTGGTGACTTCTATTACGAACTTG GGGTGCAAATTGTTGATATTTGCTTGGCTACCAGACCTCACAATGGAGGTCTGATCAGCTTGGAAGAGCTTTGTAAACTGCTTGGTCAAAGAAGGAAAGGGACTCGCGAGGCTATCTCTCAGGATGATTGTTTGCGTGCCATAAGTAAGCTGAAG GTCCTCGGGAACGGTTTTGAGGTCATTTCTCTTGGCAAGAAGAAGCTTGTTAGATCTGTCCCCACAGAGTTGAATAAAGACCACAATGAAATCTTGGAGCTAGCGCAG GGTCAAGGCTTTGTGACAGTTGATGAAGTTCAGAGACGGCTCTCTTGGTCTTCTGGACGTGCAACTGATGCCCTCGAGACTTTACTAGAA GAAGGTCTTGCCATGATTGATAATGGACACAAGGATGGTAGAAGCCGATATTGGTTTCCTTGCGTATCATCTGTATCTTCTTACTCAGCATCTGATGCTATATAA
- the LOC125216920 gene encoding uncharacterized protein LOC125216920: MEVINSNLEMVYHGVYGLILKGTLKQVMERSTFSKGSGESGGDQRDLRFWYECCNCSRLTSLRIVKSHGNPTRGNSTLFVRKKECTFFKWCSPIEPIEEDDGVESLPTLDETDGDSLGLILASIDDNNRAIQKLASVVKYGFSFFVIVMLACILMLK, translated from the exons ATGGAGGTAATAAACTCCAACTTGGAAATGGTATACCATGGAG TTTACGGACTCATTCTCAAGGGCACTCTTAAACAAG TTATGGAGCGTTCGACTTTCAGCAAAGGGTCCGGCGAGAGTGGCGGCGATCAACGTGACCTTCGATTCTGGTACGAGTGTTGCAATTGCAGTCGACTTACTTCCCTTCGTATCGTCAAAAGTCATGGCAACCCTACAAGGGGAAACTCTACTTTGTTTGTGAGAAAAAAAGAGTGCACTTTTTTCAAGTGGTGCTCACCAATCGAACCAATTGAAGAAGACGATGGTGTGGAATCATTGCCGACGCTGGACGAGACGGATGGGGACAGTTTAGGCTTGATTTTGGCATCGATCGATGACAATAATCGAGCCATACAGAAATTAGCTAGTGTTGTGAAGTATGgatttagtttttttgttattgtgaTGTTGGCTTGTATTTTGATGTTGAAGTAA